The Candidatus Zixiibacteriota bacterium genome window below encodes:
- the ahcY gene encoding adenosylhomocysteinase encodes MKKAKYDIADIKLAPQGKLRIEWAERNMPVLRLIRQRFAREKPLRGINMACCLHVTTETANLMITLKAAGANAALCASNPLSTQDDVAASLVKDYGISVFAINAEDKKTYYRHINQALDFKPHITMDDGADLVSTLHSQRKELLKYIIGGTEETTTGVIRLKAMAQDGALKYPIIAVNDSKTKHFFDNRYGTGQSTIDGILRATNALIAGAKVVIAGYGWCGRGVATRAQGMGAQVIVTEVNPTKAIEAVMDGFEVMPMSDAARLGDIFITLTGDINVIRKEHFLKMKDGAIVCNSGHFNVEIDLKTLEKVKTRKRRIRPFVEEYTLRNGRKINILGEGRLINLAAAEGHPAVVMDMSFANQALAAEYLVSNARKLSRKVYIVPEKLDDSIAALKLKSMG; translated from the coding sequence ATGAAAAAAGCGAAATATGATATTGCTGATATCAAGCTGGCTCCGCAAGGGAAACTCCGCATCGAATGGGCCGAACGGAATATGCCGGTCTTGCGCCTGATCCGGCAGCGGTTCGCCAGAGAAAAGCCGCTTCGCGGCATCAACATGGCTTGCTGCCTCCATGTCACTACCGAAACGGCGAACCTGATGATAACACTCAAAGCCGCCGGTGCCAATGCCGCCCTCTGCGCCTCCAATCCGTTATCGACTCAGGATGATGTCGCTGCTTCGCTGGTCAAAGATTATGGCATATCGGTGTTTGCCATCAATGCCGAAGACAAGAAGACTTATTACCGTCATATCAACCAGGCTCTTGACTTCAAACCGCATATTACAATGGATGACGGCGCCGACCTGGTCTCGACCCTTCATTCGCAGCGGAAAGAACTTCTGAAATATATCATCGGCGGCACGGAAGAAACCACCACCGGCGTCATTAGGCTTAAAGCGATGGCGCAGGATGGCGCTCTGAAATATCCTATTATTGCTGTCAACGATTCCAAGACCAAGCATTTCTTCGATAACCGTTACGGCACCGGGCAATCGACCATCGATGGCATACTCCGCGCCACCAATGCCCTTATCGCTGGAGCCAAAGTGGTCATTGCCGGGTATGGCTGGTGCGGACGGGGAGTGGCAACCCGGGCGCAAGGGATGGGGGCGCAGGTGATTGTGACAGAAGTTAACCCCACCAAAGCGATCGAAGCGGTGATGGACGGCTTTGAAGTTATGCCTATGTCCGACGCGGCGCGTCTGGGCGATATCTTCATTACCCTCACCGGCGATATCAATGTCATCCGCAAAGAGCATTTCCTGAAGATGAAGGATGGCGCTATTGTCTGCAATTCGGGACATTTCAACGTTGAAATTGACCTCAAAACTTTGGAAAAGGTCAAAACACGCAAGCGCCGGATTCGTCCCTTTGTCGAAGAGTACACTCTCCGCAATGGCCGAAAAATAAACATCCTTGGTGAAGGACGATTAATTAATCTTGCCGCCGCCGAGGGGCATCCCGCGGTCGTTATGGATATGTCGTTCGCCAATCAGGCTCTTGCCGCCGAATACCTGGTGAGTAACGCCCGTAAACTTTCCCGGAAAGTCTATATCGTTCCGGAGAAACTGGACGACAGCATTGCCGCCTTGAAATTGAAATCGATGGGA